A stretch of Candidatus Thermoplasmatota archaeon DNA encodes these proteins:
- the psmA gene encoding archaeal proteasome endopeptidase complex subunit alpha, with amino-acid sequence MQPANLAYDRAITVFSPDGRLFQVEYAREAVKRGTTAVGAKFKDGAVLIIDKRVTSRLIEPVSIEKIYQIDDHIGCATSGLVADARVLVDRARIEAQINKIYYDEKIPVELLVKRLCDFKQTYTQFGGVRPFGTALLIAGIDDQGVQLFETDPSGALMAYKAGAIGEGRNTVLEIFEKKYRDEISEEEVILLALEALRKATEGELLPHTIEIGIIRKGEVFRKFSPEEVHEYIAKLKKKSE; translated from the coding sequence ATGCAACCTGCAAATTTGGCCTATGATAGGGCTATAACTGTGTTTTCGCCAGACGGTAGACTATTTCAAGTAGAGTATGCAAGAGAAGCTGTAAAAAGAGGTACAACAGCAGTAGGTGCTAAATTCAAAGACGGTGCTGTGCTCATAATAGATAAAAGAGTAACTTCAAGACTTATAGAGCCTGTCTCTATTGAAAAAATTTATCAAATTGATGACCATATAGGATGCGCAACCTCAGGCTTAGTTGCAGATGCCAGAGTGCTCGTGGATAGGGCTAGAATAGAAGCGCAAATCAACAAAATTTATTACGATGAAAAAATACCGGTAGAACTACTAGTGAAAAGGCTGTGCGACTTCAAGCAGACTTATACACAGTTTGGCGGTGTAAGGCCTTTCGGCACAGCTCTCCTCATCGCAGGTATTGACGATCAAGGTGTACAGCTTTTTGAGACAGACCCCAGTGGAGCGCTAATGGCTTACAAAGCTGGAGCTATAGGCGAGGGAAGAAATACAGTACTAGAAATTTTCGAAAAGAAATATAGAGATGAAATAAGTGAAGAAGAAGTTATATTGTTAGCTTTAGAAGCTTTGCGTAAAGCAACTGAAGGCGAGCTTTTGCCGCATACAATAGAGATAGGTATTATTAGGAAAGGTGAGGTTTTCAGAAAATTTAGCCCAGAAGAAGTTCATGAGTACATCGCAAAACTGAAAAAGAAGAGCGAATAA
- a CDS encoding amidophosphoribosyltransferase, which produces MTGLFGVVSKEDCAKTLFYGTDYHTHLGAGYGGLAIWSDKLYRSIHNISQAQFKSKFVDEYKEMKGNIGIGVISDRDVQPITLASQFGTFAIATAGLVENADELAQSLLKKGEAFAEVGEGVINTTELVGRLIVQSDSIVEGIEKALSSIKGSISLLILAEEGIYAARDERGRLPLVIGERGKDIAIASESCSFSNLGFKIKKYIQPGETILATKEGLKTKKGGSGEGKLCAFLWIYTGYPASSYEDVCVESVRERCGRALAKKDNFKADLVAGVPDSGTAHAIGYAMESKLPFRRPLVKYSPSWDRSYTPPSQEIRELVAKMKLIPIREIIDGNRIVLCEDSIVRGTQLKNLAIQKLWENGAKEIHLRPACPPLLYPCKFSLTTRTIQELVARRAIRAIEGKDIEDITEYLNPASKKYYQMVEWIRNELNVTTLRYQTLDDMVEAIGLPKDKLCLYCWCGEE; this is translated from the coding sequence ATGACCGGATTGTTTGGAGTTGTTAGTAAAGAAGACTGCGCTAAAACGCTGTTTTATGGTACTGACTATCACACTCATTTAGGCGCAGGCTACGGGGGATTAGCGATATGGAGCGACAAACTCTACAGAAGTATTCATAACATATCACAAGCGCAATTCAAATCTAAATTCGTTGATGAATATAAAGAAATGAAGGGCAATATAGGGATAGGTGTTATTAGTGATAGAGATGTACAACCGATAACTCTAGCTTCACAATTCGGTACTTTCGCAATAGCTACCGCAGGATTGGTTGAGAACGCTGACGAGCTAGCCCAGTCTCTTCTAAAAAAGGGCGAAGCTTTTGCAGAAGTTGGTGAAGGTGTTATTAATACTACAGAGCTTGTTGGAAGGTTAATAGTTCAAAGCGATAGCATTGTAGAGGGCATTGAAAAAGCGCTCTCTTCAATTAAAGGCTCAATATCACTTTTAATTCTTGCTGAAGAAGGTATTTATGCGGCAAGAGACGAGAGAGGGCGCTTGCCATTAGTAATAGGAGAAAGAGGAAAAGACATTGCCATAGCTTCAGAATCCTGCTCTTTTTCAAATTTAGGGTTTAAAATAAAAAAATACATTCAGCCTGGTGAAACAATATTGGCAACTAAAGAAGGACTTAAAACTAAAAAAGGTGGTAGTGGCGAAGGCAAGCTTTGCGCGTTTTTGTGGATCTATACAGGCTATCCAGCCTCCAGTTATGAAGATGTGTGTGTAGAGTCAGTAAGGGAAAGGTGCGGAAGAGCGCTAGCAAAAAAAGATAATTTCAAGGCAGACCTTGTTGCAGGAGTGCCTGACTCAGGCACTGCCCACGCTATAGGCTATGCAATGGAATCAAAGCTACCTTTTAGAAGACCTTTAGTTAAATATTCGCCAAGTTGGGATAGGAGCTATACTCCGCCTTCGCAAGAAATCAGAGAGCTAGTTGCTAAAATGAAGTTAATTCCTATCAGAGAAATAATCGATGGTAATAGAATAGTATTATGTGAAGATTCTATTGTTAGGGGTACACAGCTAAAAAATCTAGCAATTCAAAAGCTCTGGGAGAACGGCGCTAAGGAGATACATTTAAGACCTGCATGCCCTCCTTTGCTCTATCCTTGCAAATTTTCACTTACTACTAGAACAATCCAAGAGCTTGTAGCTCGTAGAGCTATAAGAGCTATTGAGGGTAAGGATATAGAAGATATAACAGAATATTTAAATCCAGCCTCCAAAAAATATTATCAAATGGTAGAATGGATTAGAAATGAACTTAACGTTACTACTCTGAGATATCAAACTTTAGATGACATGGTAGAAGCAATAGGCTTACCAAAAGACAAATTATGCCTTTATTGCTGGTGTGGAGAGGAATAA
- the rrp41 gene encoding exosome complex exonuclease Rrp41 produces MELIKDGKRLDGRNLDELRPIKIEAGILKRADGSAYIEWGKNKILAAVYGPREVHPRHLQDPTKALVQCRYNMAPFSVTERKKPGPDRRSVEISKIISEVFENVIFTEQFPRTTIDFFIEVLQADAGTRCSGITAASVALADAGVPMRDLIPACAVGKVDGKLVVDLCKEEDNNGEADMPLAIIPRTKEILLLQMDGKLSFEEFDRALKMGFEACSKIYELQKQSLRKKYSSGI; encoded by the coding sequence ATGGAGCTAATAAAAGACGGTAAAAGATTGGATGGCCGTAATTTAGACGAACTTCGCCCTATTAAAATAGAGGCTGGAATTTTAAAGCGTGCAGATGGCTCCGCATACATAGAGTGGGGTAAAAACAAAATACTAGCAGCTGTTTACGGGCCTAGAGAGGTGCATCCAAGGCATTTACAAGACCCTACTAAGGCTTTGGTGCAATGCCGCTACAATATGGCACCTTTCTCTGTTACAGAGCGCAAGAAGCCAGGACCTGATAGACGCTCTGTAGAAATTTCTAAGATTATTTCTGAGGTTTTTGAAAACGTGATATTTACAGAGCAGTTTCCTAGAACTACTATAGACTTCTTTATAGAGGTTTTACAAGCAGATGCAGGTACTCGTTGCAGTGGTATTACTGCAGCTAGTGTTGCGCTAGCAGATGCTGGTGTGCCAATGCGCGATTTAATTCCTGCTTGCGCAGTAGGTAAAGTAGATGGCAAGCTAGTCGTTGACCTTTGTAAAGAAGAAGATAATAATGGCGAAGCAGATATGCCACTTGCAATAATTCCCAGAACTAAAGAAATATTATTACTGCAAATGGATGGAAAATTAAGTTTTGAAGAATTTGATAGAGCATTGAAAATGGGCTTTGAGGCTTGCAGCAAAATATACGAGCTACAGAAGCAGTCATTAAGAAAAAAGTACTCAAGTGGAATATAA
- a CDS encoding 50S ribosomal protein L37ae encodes MSAAKKVGSVARFGARYGVSVRLRVKDIEQKTRSKYLCPSCNYIAVKRLASGIWKCRHCNTKFAGAAYTPITMAKVEEEQERK; translated from the coding sequence ATGAGTGCAGCTAAAAAAGTAGGTTCTGTGGCTAGGTTTGGAGCACGCTACGGCGTCAGCGTTAGACTGCGAGTTAAAGATATAGAGCAAAAAACACGTTCAAAATATCTATGCCCTTCCTGCAACTATATTGCAGTCAAAAGATTGGCAAGTGGCATTTGGAAGTGCAGGCATTGCAATACTAAATTTGCCGGCGCTGCCTATACACCAATAACTATGGCAAAGGTTGAAGAAGAGCAGGAGAGGAAATAA
- a CDS encoding ribosome assembly factor SBDS, which translates to MVRLEDSVIARYEAKGEKFEILIAPEAAQKLRNNESVNILENLVIDTVFRDSSKGTRASEESLAKIFGTTDIEKVAREIVLKGELQITTEQRRKMIETKRKEIIATIARNAIDPRTNLPHPIQRIELAFEQAKVRIDPFKATEVQLKDVLDALKPILPIRFEKITVEIKVEAASYGKIYNYIKASGAIKKEEWTKDGFLICHIEIPAGLQTEFYDKLNQFTKGNIETKIIK; encoded by the coding sequence ATGGTGAGGTTAGAAGACTCAGTTATCGCAAGATATGAAGCTAAAGGTGAAAAGTTTGAAATTTTAATAGCGCCTGAAGCTGCTCAGAAATTAAGGAACAACGAGTCTGTCAACATACTTGAAAATCTTGTGATTGATACTGTGTTCAGAGATTCGAGCAAAGGCACAAGAGCTTCTGAAGAATCTTTAGCAAAAATATTTGGGACTACGGACATAGAGAAAGTAGCTAGAGAAATAGTTTTGAAGGGCGAGTTGCAAATTACAACGGAGCAGAGAAGAAAAATGATAGAGACCAAAAGAAAGGAGATTATAGCTACAATTGCTAGAAATGCTATAGATCCTAGAACGAATCTACCGCATCCAATTCAAAGGATAGAGCTAGCATTCGAGCAGGCGAAAGTTAGGATAGACCCTTTTAAGGCTACAGAAGTGCAACTAAAAGATGTGCTAGATGCGCTAAAGCCAATACTGCCGATAAGATTTGAAAAAATCACTGTTGAGATAAAAGTAGAAGCTGCAAGCTACGGTAAAATTTACAACTATATAAAAGCAAGCGGAGCAATAAAGAAGGAAGAGTGGACTAAAGATGGGTTTTTGATTTGTCATATAGAAATACCTGCTGGGTTGCAAACTGAGTTCTATGATAAGTTAAATCAGTTCACTAAAGGAAATATAGAGACTAAGATTATAAAATGA
- the rrp4 gene encoding exosome complex RNA-binding protein Rrp4 has product MIVSEEEGDKDKEFKSREIVLPGELIGNEQLMHGSGTYKVANNIYASIVGIKNIRANYVSVIPLEGRYIPKVGDSLVGKIIDVTPNLWIVDINSPYTAVLYITEVPWRVEFGNTAKFLNINDTILCDVLSVDEAKRVQVTMTKGSKKLVGGQIIEVAPSRVPRVIGKSASMLTLIKNYTKCRIFVAQNGRIWLEGGAENVRLAVMAIKKIEKESYTTGLTERIQKFLEISVKGEKWS; this is encoded by the coding sequence ATGATAGTTTCAGAAGAAGAGGGTGATAAGGATAAAGAGTTTAAGAGCCGTGAAATTGTACTTCCCGGCGAACTCATTGGTAATGAGCAGCTCATGCACGGCTCAGGCACGTATAAAGTAGCAAACAATATATATGCTTCTATAGTAGGGATAAAAAATATAAGAGCGAATTATGTGAGTGTTATACCTTTAGAGGGCAGATACATACCTAAAGTAGGCGATTCTTTGGTAGGCAAAATTATAGATGTTACTCCAAATCTATGGATTGTAGATATTAATTCACCTTATACTGCAGTTTTGTATATTACTGAAGTGCCTTGGCGAGTCGAGTTTGGCAATACAGCAAAATTTTTGAATATTAACGATACAATACTTTGCGATGTACTTTCTGTAGACGAAGCTAAAAGAGTGCAAGTTACTATGACTAAAGGCAGTAAAAAGCTCGTTGGAGGACAGATTATAGAAGTGGCGCCTTCTAGAGTGCCTAGAGTAATAGGTAAAAGCGCTTCAATGCTCACACTTATTAAAAATTATACTAAATGCAGGATTTTCGTAGCTCAAAACGGTAGAATATGGCTTGAAGGAGGGGCTGAGAACGTAAGGCTTGCTGTTATGGCGATAAAGAAAATAGAGAAAGAGTCTTATACAACAGGGCTTACGGAGAGAATACAGAAATTTTTAGAAATTTCTGTAAAAGGTGAAAAATGGAGCTAA
- the hisF gene encoding imidazole glycerol phosphate synthase subunit HisF has product MTDYYKRIIPCLDTHHGKLVKGVRFKSLIEIGDPVEYAELYEEQGADELVLLDIASTPEGKPTLLELVRKVASIISIPLTVGGGIRSIEDARAILDCGASKISVNTAAVKRPELIRELSDEFGTRSVVCAIDGKLVREGKWEVYISGGSEGTGIDMLEWGKQVKTLGAGEILYTGIHTDGTEEGYDVEGTRALAVFTNLPITASGGAGSLEHIFEVLSEGKASAALAASIFHHRKYTVKEAKEYLHKRGIPVRL; this is encoded by the coding sequence GTGACTGATTATTACAAGCGAATAATTCCATGTCTTGACACGCACCATGGTAAATTGGTTAAAGGTGTGAGATTCAAAAGTTTAATAGAAATAGGCGATCCTGTAGAATATGCCGAGCTATATGAAGAGCAAGGAGCTGACGAACTCGTGCTTTTAGACATAGCTTCAACTCCTGAAGGCAAGCCTACATTGTTAGAACTCGTTCGAAAAGTAGCAAGCATAATTTCAATACCATTAACAGTGGGCGGTGGTATAAGGAGCATAGAGGATGCTAGAGCGATTCTAGACTGCGGGGCATCTAAAATCTCAGTTAACACTGCCGCAGTAAAAAGGCCCGAATTAATAAGAGAACTTTCTGACGAGTTTGGCACACGCTCTGTGGTTTGCGCTATTGACGGCAAACTTGTAAGGGAAGGCAAGTGGGAGGTATATATCTCAGGAGGCTCAGAGGGTACAGGTATAGATATGCTCGAGTGGGGTAAGCAAGTTAAAACTTTAGGCGCTGGTGAGATTCTTTATACAGGTATACATACAGACGGCACTGAGGAAGGCTACGATGTAGAAGGTACTCGTGCGCTGGCAGTATTTACAAATCTGCCTATAACCGCCTCGGGCGGCGCAGGTAGTTTAGAGCATATTTTTGAAGTTTTAAGTGAAGGCAAAGCATCAGCGGCACTTGCAGCTAGCATTTTCCATCACAGAAAATACACTGTAAAAGAAGCAAAGGAATACTTGCACAAACGAGGAATTCCAGTTAGACTCTAG
- the rrp42 gene encoding exosome complex protein Rrp42 has protein sequence MAIAELKKDYLYELVEGGKRADGRKFDEYRKISLEKNLIANAEGSARVGLGNTDVLVGIKLELGEPYPDAPEKGVLTTSAELVPIASPAFESGPPSPEAIELARVVDRGIRESESINLAKLCITPKEKVWIVFVDIHVLDYDGNLFDASALAAIAALTTTRVPADRFGLGEPFNLPLEHFPISCTSIKLGEAIMLDPCLDEERAASARITVVLDENNNICATQKGLKGSFTQEEVNKILEISKRRSNEVRKLIK, from the coding sequence ATGGCTATTGCAGAACTTAAAAAAGATTATCTGTACGAACTCGTAGAGGGTGGGAAAAGAGCGGACGGTAGAAAATTTGATGAGTACAGAAAAATTTCGTTAGAAAAAAACCTGATAGCTAATGCTGAAGGGTCTGCAAGAGTTGGGCTGGGCAATACAGACGTACTGGTAGGAATAAAATTAGAGTTGGGCGAGCCTTATCCAGACGCACCAGAAAAAGGAGTGTTGACTACCTCTGCAGAGCTGGTACCTATAGCTTCGCCGGCGTTCGAGTCTGGTCCGCCCTCGCCGGAAGCTATAGAGCTTGCGCGTGTAGTAGATAGAGGGATAAGAGAGAGTGAAAGTATAAACTTAGCTAAGCTTTGCATAACTCCCAAAGAAAAAGTTTGGATAGTGTTTGTAGATATCCATGTGCTGGATTATGACGGCAACCTTTTCGATGCAAGTGCTTTAGCAGCTATTGCAGCTCTAACCACTACTCGCGTACCTGCCGACAGATTCGGGCTCGGCGAACCTTTTAATCTCCCTTTAGAGCATTTCCCAATTTCATGCACCTCTATAAAATTGGGTGAGGCAATAATGCTCGACCCTTGCTTAGACGAAGAAAGAGCTGCCTCAGCAAGAATTACTGTAGTACTAGACGAAAATAACAATATATGCGCTACCCAGAAGGGCTTAAAAGGAAGTTTCACTCAAGAAGAAGTCAATAAAATACTTGAAATTTCTAAACGAAGAAGTAATGAGGTTAGAAAGTTAATAAAATGA
- a CDS encoding DNA-directed RNA polymerase subunit P has product MDRYKCAICKNPIEIDLNIPGIQCDKCGSRIFYKERPSGTKKIKTN; this is encoded by the coding sequence ATGGATAGATATAAATGCGCTATTTGCAAAAACCCTATAGAGATAGATTTAAACATTCCTGGTATACAGTGCGATAAATGCGGATCTAGAATTTTTTATAAAGAGAGACCTAGCGGAACGAAGAAGATCAAGACAAATTAG
- a CDS encoding asparagine synthase-related protein — translation MRVKEPENLDIEDFIKRKVEEISSAVGNGIAISALSGGVDSSTATLLGYRALGERLKTYFIDSGLMRENEPQKVAELFRKLGVKVEIIDAKEQFFKALKGVVDPEAKRECITQTFYKNVFAKLIKESGAKYLLQGTILTDIEETVAGIKRQHNVFEQLGINPKEAFGYKIAEPLKELRKDGVIKVAKALGLPEELYARIPFPGPGLAARVIGEVTPQRIELVRKATSIVEEELAHTKAFQYLAILHEDRVTGIKEGKRKFGYQIEVRCWESKDARVAAPTKIKFETLEKLAKRIVTELPEIVSVTYNITPKPPSTIEAV, via the coding sequence ATGAGAGTTAAAGAGCCAGAAAATTTAGATATAGAAGATTTTATAAAAAGGAAGGTGGAGGAAATTTCTTCTGCTGTTGGAAACGGTATTGCGATTAGTGCACTCTCAGGAGGCGTAGATTCTTCAACAGCTACTTTATTAGGCTATAGAGCTTTGGGCGAAAGACTTAAAACTTATTTTATTGACAGTGGTTTAATGCGCGAGAACGAGCCTCAAAAAGTAGCTGAGCTTTTCAGAAAGCTTGGCGTGAAAGTTGAAATAATAGATGCGAAAGAGCAATTTTTTAAAGCTTTAAAAGGGGTAGTGGACCCAGAAGCTAAAAGGGAATGTATCACACAAACTTTTTACAAAAATGTATTTGCCAAGCTCATAAAAGAAAGCGGCGCTAAATATCTTCTGCAAGGTACTATACTCACAGATATAGAGGAGACTGTAGCAGGTATAAAGCGCCAGCATAACGTTTTCGAGCAGTTGGGCATAAATCCCAAAGAGGCTTTTGGATACAAAATCGCAGAGCCTCTTAAAGAGCTTCGTAAAGATGGCGTAATAAAAGTAGCTAAAGCTTTAGGGCTGCCTGAAGAATTATATGCAAGAATACCTTTTCCAGGACCAGGCTTGGCTGCAAGAGTTATAGGCGAAGTTACTCCTCAAAGAATAGAGCTTGTAAGGAAGGCAACGAGCATTGTCGAAGAAGAGTTAGCACATACAAAAGCATTCCAGTATCTAGCAATCTTGCATGAAGATAGAGTTACAGGAATAAAAGAAGGCAAAAGAAAATTTGGCTATCAGATTGAGGTAAGATGCTGGGAAAGTAAAGATGCAAGAGTGGCAGCGCCTACAAAAATTAAGTTTGAAACTTTAGAAAAACTAGCTAAAAGAATAGTAACCGAACTGCCTGAGATAGTTTCCGTCACCTATAACATAACTCCCAAACCACCTTCAACTATAGAGGCAGTATAG
- a CDS encoding KEOPS complex subunit Pcc1 produces MKIANFVLELDNNKAQILRQALIPEGRREIPRTKIEIKAEKNKFLVRIEAHDTSALRAAINSYLRWIECALRIIEYSKS; encoded by the coding sequence ATGAAAATTGCAAACTTTGTTTTGGAGCTTGACAATAATAAAGCTCAGATTTTAAGGCAAGCTCTAATACCAGAAGGCAGACGCGAGATTCCAAGAACTAAAATAGAAATAAAAGCTGAAAAAAATAAATTTTTAGTGAGAATAGAGGCGCATGATACAAGCGCTTTAAGAGCTGCAATCAATTCATATTTGAGATGGATAGAGTGCGCTCTTAGAATTATTGAGTATAGCAAGAGCTAG
- a CDS encoding Rpp14/Pop5 family protein, producing MVVKDKVGRKRYIAFEVIAARKIGKAEIVRLVASAFGKLAHEINPWVVKYRANKGLLRCKHTKKEEAIKILTSIGCLGSEEIKIKTIGTSGTIKCATRKYLKRGQKPLYSNQCL from the coding sequence GTGGTTGTAAAAGACAAAGTAGGCAGGAAAAGATACATTGCATTTGAAGTTATTGCTGCTAGAAAGATAGGTAAAGCGGAAATTGTTAGGCTTGTTGCCTCTGCTTTCGGTAAACTTGCGCATGAAATAAATCCTTGGGTAGTAAAATATAGAGCTAACAAAGGCCTGCTTAGATGCAAGCATACAAAAAAGGAAGAAGCCATAAAGATACTAACTTCGATAGGGTGTCTAGGTAGCGAAGAAATTAAAATAAAGACTATAGGTACTTCAGGAACTATTAAATGCGCTACTAGAAAATATCTTAAAAGGGGGCAAAAACCTTTATATTCCAATCAGTGTTTATAG
- a CDS encoding aminopeptidase gives MPEISKLEEKLALRKESIWLKADKAKKNKIFEFAECYKKFIDECKTERQAVKYIVELIRKKGFRALNELKELKHGDRIYEVNRHKNIILAVIGTESLEKGLNIIVAHLDAPRLDLKPNPLYEDKDSYLGLFKTHYYGGIKKYHWVNIPLALYGKVIKKDGKELNIKIGEDNDEPVLVIPDLLPHLSKKIQDERKLSEGIKGEELNIIVGSIPVKDKKVKEKIKLQLLNELNKKYGLVEEDFVSAELEFVPAGKSKDVGFDCSLIGAYGQDDRICAYTSLQAILELKSPKRTCIGLFVEKEEIGSEGATGMKSMFFEDFVSRLLSLTGKYDEYILKNALANSKAISADVNGALDPSFKEVHEIANAAKLGLGVVITKYTGAGGKFMASEATAEYVGAVRNLLNREKIAWQASELGKVDEGGGGTVAKYLAEYNMDVIDMGPPILSMHSPFEISSKADIYESYRAYRAFFSSME, from the coding sequence ATGCCAGAAATTTCTAAACTTGAAGAAAAGCTAGCTTTGAGAAAGGAGAGCATTTGGCTGAAGGCGGACAAAGCGAAAAAGAATAAGATATTCGAGTTTGCAGAGTGCTATAAAAAATTTATTGATGAATGCAAGACAGAGCGTCAAGCAGTAAAATATATTGTTGAGCTTATAAGAAAGAAAGGTTTTAGAGCTTTGAATGAATTAAAAGAATTAAAGCATGGCGATAGAATTTATGAAGTCAATCGTCATAAAAATATCATTCTAGCAGTTATTGGTACTGAAAGTTTAGAAAAAGGTCTTAATATAATAGTTGCTCATTTAGACGCCCCCAGATTGGATTTGAAGCCAAATCCTCTTTACGAAGATAAAGATTCTTATCTAGGGCTTTTCAAAACCCACTACTATGGTGGTATAAAAAAATATCACTGGGTGAATATACCGCTTGCTTTGTATGGTAAAGTAATTAAAAAAGACGGTAAAGAGCTAAATATCAAAATAGGCGAGGATAATGACGAGCCTGTACTTGTCATTCCTGATTTATTACCTCATCTGTCTAAAAAAATTCAAGATGAGCGCAAACTTAGTGAGGGTATAAAAGGTGAGGAGCTTAATATAATTGTAGGCAGTATTCCTGTGAAAGATAAAAAGGTAAAAGAGAAAATCAAGTTGCAATTGCTCAACGAGCTAAACAAAAAATACGGCTTGGTTGAAGAGGATTTTGTATCTGCTGAGTTAGAGTTTGTACCCGCAGGCAAATCTAAAGATGTGGGATTCGATTGCTCTTTAATAGGCGCTTATGGGCAGGATGACAGAATATGCGCTTATACTTCATTACAAGCTATTCTTGAACTGAAAAGCCCTAAAAGAACTTGTATTGGTTTGTTTGTAGAGAAGGAAGAGATAGGCAGTGAAGGCGCTACAGGTATGAAATCAATGTTCTTTGAGGATTTTGTGAGTAGACTATTAAGCCTAACCGGAAAATATGACGAATATATTTTGAAAAATGCGCTTGCAAACTCAAAAGCAATTTCTGCAGATGTAAATGGGGCACTTGACCCTTCTTTCAAAGAAGTGCATGAAATTGCAAATGCAGCCAAACTTGGCTTAGGAGTTGTTATTACAAAATATACGGGTGCCGGTGGCAAGTTCATGGCTAGCGAAGCTACTGCAGAATATGTTGGCGCAGTTCGTAACTTGCTAAACAGAGAGAAAATCGCTTGGCAGGCAAGCGAACTTGGTAAGGTAGATGAAGGCGGTGGTGGCACAGTAGCTAAATACCTTGCAGAATATAATATGGACGTTATAGATATGGGGCCACCTATTTTGAGCATGCATTCGCCATTCGAGATTTCTAGTAAAGCAGATATTTACGAAAGTTATAGAGCTTACAGAGCTTTTTTCAGTTCGATGGAGTAG